The following proteins are encoded in a genomic region of Triticum dicoccoides isolate Atlit2015 ecotype Zavitan chromosome 1B, WEW_v2.0, whole genome shotgun sequence:
- the LOC119349109 gene encoding anthocyanidin 5,3-O-glucosyltransferase-like, whose product MLGEPVKTTATALPSQVYPSRVNGSRSMANTVILYPGLTVSHFVPMVHLAGALLDHGYAVSVALIDPAVNGDPAFRAVVARAVASMPSLRFHTLPPSEDAPTLIAPFIPRYLDIVGRHNDRLRDFLCSFTRGVHAVVVDSLSVEALGVVKRLGIPRYVMFTSGAAALAAFVQLPSVLAEVRRTFQELGDAPLELFGLPPMPASHLLGELLEDPESEIYKAAVTALYGIPEADGILVNTFESLDAGVVAALGDPRCLPGRIMPPVYCVGPFVGGVGSEAKDRHECLTWLDGQPESTVVFLCFGSGGNHSAEQIKEIAVGLENSGHRFLWVVGNPFSDDQDFDALLPNGSLDRTKGRGLVVKQWVPQAEVLHHRATGAFVTHCGWNSVLEGVTAGVPMLCWPLYAEQKMNMLRMVGEMGVAAEMVGWQRGLVEAAEVEGEVRLVMDSEDGMELRARAAAHKEGASVAWSDGGSSRAAIARFLADVDSRQPQTRGDR is encoded by the coding sequence ATGTTAGGTGAACCCGTGAAAACCACTGCAACGGCATTGCCGTCACAAGTCTATCCTTCCCGCGTCAACGGCAGCAGGTCCATGGCGAACACCGTGATCCTGTACCCCGGCCTCACCGTGAGCCACTTCGTCCCCATGGTGCACCTCGCCGGCGCCCTCCTCGACCACGGCTACGCCGTCTCCGTCGCGCTCATCGACCCCGCCGTCAACGGGGACCCCGCCTTCCGCGCCGTCGTCGCCCGCGCGGTCGCCTCCATGCCGTCCCTCCGATTCCACACGCTCCCGCCCTCCGAGGACGCGCCCACGCTGATCGCGCCGTTCATCCCCAGGTACCTCGACATCGTCGGCCGCCACAACGACCGCCTCCGCGACTTCCTCTGCTCCTTTACACGCGGCGTCCACGCCGTGGTCGTTGACTCGCTGTCCGTCGAGGCGCTCGGCGTCGTCAAGCGGCTCGGGATCCCCCGGTACGTCATGTTCACCTCCGGCGCGGCCGCGCTCGCCGCCTTCGTCCAGCTTCCTTCCGTCCTCGCGGAGGTGCGGAGGACGTTCCAGGAGCTAGGCGACGCGCCGCTCGAGTTATTCGGCCTTCCGCCCATGCCTGCCTCCCACCTGCTCGGCGAATTGCTCGAGGACCCTGAGAGCGAGATCTACAAGGCGGCGGTGACCGCGCTGTACGGGATCCCGGAGGCCGATGGCATCCTGGTGAACACGTTCGAGTCGCTGGATGCTGGGGTGGTGGCGGCACTCGGCGACCCCCGGTGTCTGCCGGGACGGATCATGCCTCCGGTGTACTGCGTCGGGCCATTCGTTGGGGGCGTCGGAAGCGAGGCGAAAGACCGGCATGAGTGCCTCACGTGGCTTGACGGGCAGCCGGAGAGCACCGTCGTTTTCCTCTGCTTCGGCAGCGGGGGAAACCACTCGGCGGAGCAGATCAAGGAGATCGCCGTCGGCCTGGAGAACTCCGGCCACCGGTTCCTGTGGGTCGTGGGAAACCCTTTCAGCGACGACCAGGACTTCGACGCTCTCTTGCCGAACGGGTCCCTAGACCGCACCAAAGGCCGCGGCCTGGTCGTCAAGCAGTGGGTGCCGCAGGCAGAGGTGCTCCACCACAGGGCCACCGGCGCGTTCGTGACGCACTGCGGGTGGAACTCCGTGCTGGAGGGCGTGACGGCCGGCGTGCCGATGCTGTGCTGGCCGCTGTACGCGGAGCAGAAGATGAACATGCTGCGCATGGTGGGGGAGATGGGAGTCGCCGCGGAGATGGTCGGGTGGCAGCGGGGGCTGGTCGAGGCAGCCGAGGTGGAGGGCGAGGTGAGGCTGGTCATGGACTCCGAGGATGGCATGGAGctccgggcgcgggcggcggcacaCAAGGAAGGCGCGTCCGTGGCCTGGAGCGACGGCGGCTCGTCGCGTGCGGCGATTGCCAGGTTCTTGGCCGACGTCGACAGCCGGCAGCCTCAGACTCGCGGTGATCGGTGA